From Methanobacterium congolense, one genomic window encodes:
- a CDS encoding metal-dependent hydrolase — translation MDFFTHFLVPYIILFALKSKNKLEGAFGGISLDLDTIFIAWIGFLVPYLFVFSHRGITHSFIFAAITSTLFLYVISRRSINGFIEKIIRRDISVEFTLKTVGIAYFGALTHLFLDFLTSKGVPLLYPFTLQRFSAEIYYYIDVTTAVIALAVLLILYLRLDMKYKKAAMVIFMIILVSFGGIRAYEKNAALAENPVSGNLVYSAAYPTQDMFTWTVVQSDSSNSTYYSFNYNTLNKERSDVKRVQSLTVHGGTVQSAQEAIDKSEELPAIQNFRWDAYDPCINASYNGKEWKLTYFDVTDDGYRSNNIMVTV, via the coding sequence ATGGACTTTTTTACACATTTTCTCGTTCCATATATCATTTTATTTGCTCTTAAGAGCAAAAATAAACTTGAAGGGGCATTTGGTGGTATTTCACTTGACCTTGATACCATATTCATAGCATGGATTGGATTTTTAGTTCCATATCTCTTTGTCTTTTCACACAGGGGAATCACACATTCTTTTATCTTTGCTGCAATTACATCTACACTGTTTTTGTATGTGATATCTAGACGGAGTATCAACGGATTCATAGAAAAAATAATAAGACGGGATATATCCGTTGAATTCACTTTAAAAACCGTTGGAATAGCATATTTTGGTGCTCTTACCCATTTGTTCCTGGATTTCTTAACTTCAAAGGGCGTACCCCTTTTATACCCATTCACACTTCAAAGATTCAGCGCTGAAATATACTACTACATCGACGTTACAACAGCAGTTATAGCCCTTGCTGTTCTGTTGATTCTTTATTTAAGACTTGATATGAAATACAAGAAAGCTGCAATGGTAATTTTTATGATAATTCTGGTGTCATTTGGTGGCATTAGAGCCTATGAGAAGAATGCTGCCCTTGCTGAAAACCCTGTAAGTGGAAACCTCGTTTATTCTGCAGCTTATCCTACACAGGACATGTTTACATGGACTGTGGTTCAAAGTGACAGTTCAAACAGTACATATTATTCCTTCAACTACAATACACTGAATAAAGAAAGATCAGATGTGAAAAGGGTTCAGAGTCTAACTGTGCATGGAGGCACGGTTCAATCTGCTCAAGAAGCCATTGATAAATCAGAGGAACTGCCGGCAATTCAGAATTTCAGATGGGATGCCTATGATCCATGTATCAATGCCAGTTACAATGGAAAGGAGTGGAAGTTAACCTACTTCGATGTTACGGACGATGGATATCGCAGCAACAACATAATGGTGACTGTATAA
- a CDS encoding winged helix-turn-helix transcriptional regulator, with the protein MAQEDYYFNEVYRTIDETFSYLRKKWNIQIIKGLFCDYKHFKDFLKQHPALSSKVLSERLKELESEGIIEKKVINSAPAQTEYCLTEKGRRLNRIIFELFNFALDEVDMKNEDPKRREESKQYLRTCMNIK; encoded by the coding sequence ATGGCCCAAGAGGATTATTATTTCAATGAAGTGTATCGAACCATCGATGAGACATTCAGTTATCTCAGGAAAAAATGGAATATTCAGATAATTAAAGGATTATTCTGTGATTATAAACATTTTAAAGACTTTCTAAAACAGCACCCTGCCCTAAGCAGTAAAGTTCTCTCTGAGAGATTGAAGGAATTAGAAAGTGAAGGTATAATTGAAAAAAAGGTAATAAACTCTGCTCCGGCTCAAACCGAGTACTGCCTAACTGAAAAAGGTCGTAGATTAAATAGAATAATCTTTGAACTCTTTAACTTTGCTTTGGATGAAGTTGATATGAAGAATGAAGATCCCAAACGGAGAGAAGAATCCAAACAATATCTACGAACTTGTATGAACATAAAATAA
- the dapB gene encoding 4-hydroxy-tetrahydrodipicolinate reductase translates to MIRVAVTGVSGRIGSKIIKAIVKEEDIEVVAAIGSPNTTLEGKDVGEVICAGKMGVPVNGAQKLAEVLKRNKVDVLVDFTVADAAVNTIKISAECGVDVVVGTTGFSDEQLSEIKESIEKNKIKAVISPSMAVGVNVFFKVVRDVAKILNDYDMEIIEAHHKNKVDAPSGTALKTYEIIAEELGRNKDESGVYGRQGMVGARTSEEIGLHAVRGGDIVGDHTVLFADDGERLEIIHRAHSRQSFVTGVIKAVRYVLEAPEGKISDMADVLGIK, encoded by the coding sequence ATGATCAGAGTGGCTGTAACAGGTGTAAGTGGAAGAATAGGTTCTAAAATAATTAAAGCCATAGTTAAAGAGGAAGATATTGAAGTTGTGGCAGCTATAGGATCGCCAAATACTACACTTGAAGGAAAAGATGTAGGTGAGGTAATATGTGCAGGAAAGATGGGTGTTCCAGTAAATGGTGCCCAAAAACTTGCTGAGGTTTTAAAGAGAAATAAAGTAGACGTTCTCGTTGATTTTACTGTAGCAGATGCTGCTGTGAATACCATCAAAATTTCAGCAGAATGTGGTGTTGATGTGGTGGTAGGCACCACTGGATTTTCAGATGAACAATTAAGTGAAATTAAAGAGTCCATAGAAAAAAATAAGATAAAAGCAGTTATCTCTCCCAGCATGGCTGTGGGAGTTAATGTTTTCTTTAAAGTCGTTAGAGACGTTGCAAAAATACTGAATGATTATGATATGGAAATAATAGAAGCTCATCACAAAAATAAAGTGGATGCACCTTCAGGAACAGCCCTTAAAACCTATGAAATTATAGCCGAGGAACTGGGAAGAAATAAAGATGAATCTGGTGTCTATGGTAGACAGGGAATGGTAGGTGCACGAACTTCTGAAGAAATAGGATTACATGCAGTTCGGGGCGGAGATATTGTTGGAGATCATACTGTACTCTTTGCAGATGATGGTGAAAGGTTAGAAATTATCCACAGAGCACACAGCAGACAGTCATTCGTAACGGGTGTGATTAAAGCAGTACGTTATGTTTTAGAAGCTCCTGAAGGAAAAATTAGTGATATGGCAGATGTTCTTGGTATAAAATAA